Proteins from one Patescibacteria group bacterium genomic window:
- a CDS encoding calcium/sodium antiporter, with the protein MFTYVLFIAGFYFLIKGADWLVDGASSVAKKFKVSNIVIGLTIVSFGTSAPELIVNLMASFRGSSDLAVANIVGSNIANILLILGISAIIFPLAVKHGTVFKEIPFSLLGVVILWFLANDMIVDKVGFNALTRIDGVVLLSFFVIFLYYSFGMAKVEGEGEDIKEISNWLSIVMIIGGMLSLALGGQWIVDGAIAIAVKLGMSEALIGLTIIAVGTSLPELAASAVAAYKHKSDIAIGNVIGSNVFNVFWILGVSSLIRPIVFSPILNFDIYFLVAITCFLFLFMFVGKKNLLQRWQGIFLIALYVIYIIYLIIRG; encoded by the coding sequence ATGTTTACTTACGTTTTATTTATTGCAGGCTTTTATTTTCTTATCAAAGGTGCTGATTGGTTAGTCGATGGCGCTTCTTCTGTAGCCAAAAAATTTAAAGTTTCCAATATTGTGATTGGCCTCACAATTGTCTCTTTTGGTACTTCGGCTCCGGAATTGATAGTAAACCTTATGGCATCTTTTAGGGGCAGTAGTGATCTGGCAGTGGCTAATATAGTCGGCTCAAATATTGCCAACATATTACTTATTTTGGGTATTTCAGCTATTATTTTTCCCTTAGCTGTCAAACACGGTACTGTTTTCAAAGAAATACCATTTTCATTATTAGGGGTAGTTATTTTGTGGTTTTTGGCCAATGATATGATTGTTGATAAAGTCGGTTTTAATGCTTTGACTAGGATAGATGGAGTAGTTTTGCTTTCATTTTTTGTTATATTTTTGTATTACAGTTTTGGTATGGCCAAAGTAGAGGGAGAGGGGGAAGATATCAAAGAAATATCCAACTGGCTGTCTATAGTGATGATTATTGGTGGCATGCTGAGCCTAGCCCTAGGAGGGCAGTGGATAGTAGATGGGGCTATTGCTATTGCTGTCAAACTGGGCATGAGTGAAGCTTTGATTGGCCTGACTATTATTGCGGTCGGTACTTCTTTGCCTGAGTTGGCGGCTAGCGCTGTAGCAGCTTATAAGCATAAATCGGATATTGCTATTGGTAATGTAATAGGCTCTAATGTATTTAATGTATTTTGGATATTGGGAGTTAGCTCGCTTATTAGGCCGATAGTCTTTTCACCAATCTTGAATTTTGATATATATTTTTTGGTGGCTATTACGTGTTTTTTATTTTTATTTATGTTTGTTGGCAAAAAAAATCTTTTGCAGCGTTGGCAGGGGATATTTTTAATTGCTCTTTATGTAATTTATATTATTTATTTAATAATAAGAGGATAA
- a CDS encoding peptidoglycan DD-metalloendopeptidase family protein, whose translation MVGKFTLLPTILFVYRNFLKIKLKLKNFKLSQLNYIIFIRKYVPSALIVIIITVVSTHNILAQGYNSDEYANRTLLSSLISRQEEGWSELIEESGPAIQAPKVSSYLEDQGNLQEVVIKTPFEEESGLETNPESGNLAIINPSDAEQLEESGQIRRSQPIEYVVQPGDVIGKIAEKFGISANTILWENDLTWSSLIKPGQKLTILPNSGINHEVSSGDTVLAIAKKYQTDAKEIIEVNKLADASDIAIGDLLFIPNGVKPTPVVTSYKPKVSVYSNETYEPAENIDTDTKLLWPLLSKRITQYYHLGHSGLDIGDKTGNPIYAAEAGKVERAGWSKGYGYNVIINHGNGLKTLYGHASKLLVEAGDSVSRGQTIALIGSTGWSTGPHLHLEVQINGAKQNPINYIK comes from the coding sequence GTGGTAGGTAAATTTACATTACTACCTACTATATTATTTGTATATAGAAATTTTTTGAAAATAAAACTAAAACTAAAAAACTTCAAACTGAGCCAGTTAAACTACATTATCTTCATACGCAAGTATGTGCCTAGCGCTTTGATAGTTATTATTATCACAGTAGTCAGCACTCACAATATATTGGCTCAGGGCTACAACAGCGATGAATATGCCAACCGTACATTGCTCTCTAGCCTAATATCCCGCCAAGAAGAAGGCTGGAGCGAATTGATAGAAGAGTCTGGCCCAGCTATACAAGCACCCAAAGTTTCAAGTTATTTAGAAGATCAAGGCAATCTACAAGAAGTAGTCATTAAAACTCCCTTTGAAGAAGAATCTGGTTTGGAGACAAATCCGGAATCTGGTAATCTGGCCATCATCAATCCTAGTGATGCCGAACAACTTGAGGAGAGTGGTCAGATCAGAAGGTCTCAACCGATTGAATATGTTGTCCAACCAGGTGACGTGATAGGTAAAATTGCCGAAAAATTTGGCATCAGTGCCAATACTATATTATGGGAAAATGATCTCACTTGGAGTAGCCTAATAAAACCCGGCCAAAAACTTACTATATTACCGAACTCCGGCATAAACCACGAGGTATCTTCAGGCGATACAGTACTAGCTATTGCCAAAAAATACCAAACTGATGCTAAAGAAATTATAGAAGTCAACAAACTAGCTGATGCCTCAGATATTGCCATTGGAGATCTCTTGTTTATACCAAATGGTGTCAAACCAACACCAGTGGTTACTTCATACAAACCAAAAGTGTCAGTTTATAGTAACGAAACATATGAACCAGCTGAGAATATAGATACTGATACAAAATTGCTGTGGCCATTGCTATCAAAACGCATTACTCAATACTACCACTTGGGACACAGCGGATTGGACATAGGTGATAAAACAGGCAACCCAATCTATGCAGCTGAAGCTGGTAAAGTAGAAAGAGCTGGTTGGTCAAAAGGATATGGTTATAACGTCATTATAAATCATGGAAATGGCCTCAAAACCTTGTATGGGCATGCTTCCAAACTGCTAGTTGAGGCTGGCGACTCTGTATCACGCGGTCAGACTATTGCCTTGATAGGTTCTACTGGTTGGTCTACTGGACCACATTTACATTTGGAAGTGCAGATAAATGGAGCAAAACAAAACCCTATAAACTACATTAAATAA
- the leuS gene encoding leucine--tRNA ligase, giving the protein MEYDFRKIESKWQKKWQDSQVFLAKDKIGRKFYGLVEFPYPSGDGLHTGHLRSYTAMDIVCRKKRMEGQNVIYPIGMDAFGLPAENYAIKHNTHPAITTRKNIENFQRQLKNTGFSFDWSRYLETSDPKYYKWTQWIFIQMFKKGLAYKSTENINWCTSCKIGLANEEVVAGVCERCGGEVIKKEKEQWLLRITDYADRLIDGLEKVDFLETIKKQQIDWIGRSQGAEVNFKINSVKDNFAGATESLTVFTTRPDTLFGVTFMVLAPEHDLIHKFASQIENIEEVKKYIEEAKKKTDIERSENKEKTGVKLEGLWAVNPVSDEKISIFVADYVMMTYGTGAIMAVPAHDQRDWEFAKKYNLEIRSVIEGADTSQGADDPDALSINSGEFNGLKTEEFKEKIVDYLEKKNLGQEAVNYKLHDWIFSRQRYWGEPIPMIYCQDCDWVPVSEADLPVVLPDIKDFQPTDDGQSPLVKVESWLHTKCPKCGKDAKRETDVMPNWAGSNWYFIRYIDNQNNEQLVSQDKAKYWLPVDWYNGGMEHTTLHLLYSRFVYKFLADIGVVPIHNDIGDEPYRKRTAQGMILGEGGVKMSKSKGNVINPDGYVLDYGADTIRLYEMFMGPFDQSIAWDDKGVKGMHRFLNKIWQLQDDLGEGNKTNEVLLHKTIKKVNQDIENMRFNTAISQMMILVNALDKEKEIAKDIFEKFVLLLTPFAPHIAEEMWHNLGHDDFVSLAKWPQYDENLATDEMVTIGIQINGKLRDEVSLPYDIEPSEEIKQKILSQDKVAKFIADKEIIKFIYVKNKIVSIVVK; this is encoded by the coding sequence GTGGAATACGATTTTAGAAAAATTGAAAGTAAGTGGCAAAAGAAATGGCAAGATAGCCAGGTTTTTTTGGCTAAGGATAAAATAGGGAGAAAGTTTTATGGTTTGGTGGAATTTCCTTATCCATCGGGTGACGGTTTGCATACGGGGCATCTGAGGTCTTATACAGCTATGGACATTGTTTGTCGAAAAAAAAGAATGGAAGGGCAAAATGTGATATACCCGATTGGTATGGACGCTTTTGGTCTGCCGGCAGAAAACTATGCTATCAAGCACAATACTCATCCCGCTATTACTACGCGCAAAAATATAGAAAATTTTCAGAGGCAGCTCAAAAACACTGGTTTTTCTTTTGATTGGTCAAGATATTTGGAAACCTCAGATCCAAAATATTACAAATGGACACAGTGGATTTTTATACAGATGTTTAAAAAAGGCCTAGCCTACAAATCTACTGAAAATATAAATTGGTGTACATCTTGCAAAATCGGTCTGGCCAATGAGGAGGTGGTGGCTGGAGTGTGTGAGCGCTGTGGCGGAGAAGTGATCAAAAAAGAAAAAGAACAATGGCTCTTGAGGATAACAGATTATGCTGATCGTCTGATTGATGGTTTGGAAAAGGTAGATTTTTTGGAAACTATCAAGAAACAACAGATAGATTGGATTGGTCGTAGCCAGGGAGCGGAAGTAAATTTTAAGATTAACTCCGTTAAAGACAATTTTGCTGGTGCGACAGAGTCGCTGACGGTCTTTACTACCAGGCCAGATACTTTATTTGGTGTGACTTTTATGGTCTTGGCACCAGAGCATGATCTAATCCATAAATTTGCTAGTCAAATAGAAAATATTGAGGAAGTTAAGAAATATATTGAAGAAGCTAAGAAAAAAACAGATATTGAACGCAGTGAAAATAAAGAAAAGACGGGAGTAAAATTAGAAGGTCTTTGGGCTGTCAATCCAGTCAGTGATGAGAAAATTTCTATTTTTGTAGCTGATTATGTAATGATGACTTATGGTACGGGGGCCATTATGGCGGTGCCGGCGCACGACCAGCGCGACTGGGAATTTGCCAAAAAATATAATCTGGAGATAAGATCTGTCATTGAAGGAGCTGATACTAGTCAGGGTGCTGACGATCCAGATGCTTTATCTATCAACTCCGGCGAGTTTAATGGTTTGAAAACAGAAGAATTCAAAGAAAAAATAGTTGATTATTTGGAAAAGAAAAATTTGGGGCAGGAAGCAGTAAATTATAAACTCCATGATTGGATATTTTCTCGACAAAGATATTGGGGCGAGCCAATTCCGATGATTTATTGTCAGGATTGTGATTGGGTACCGGTTTCTGAAGCAGATTTGCCAGTAGTTTTGCCTGATATAAAAGATTTTCAACCGACCGATGACGGACAATCACCGCTAGTCAAAGTAGAAAGTTGGTTACATACCAAGTGTCCCAAGTGTGGCAAAGATGCCAAACGTGAGACTGATGTCATGCCCAACTGGGCTGGCTCAAATTGGTATTTTATTCGCTATATTGATAATCAAAATAATGAGCAATTGGTCAGTCAGGACAAAGCTAAATATTGGTTGCCAGTTGATTGGTACAATGGTGGTATGGAACATACTACCTTACATCTTTTGTATTCTAGGTTTGTTTATAAGTTTTTGGCTGACATAGGGGTAGTGCCTATTCATAACGATATAGGAGACGAGCCATATAGAAAGCGCACTGCTCAAGGTATGATTTTGGGCGAAGGAGGAGTCAAAATGTCCAAATCAAAGGGTAATGTCATCAATCCGGATGGTTATGTTTTGGATTATGGTGCCGATACTATCAGACTTTATGAAATGTTTATGGGGCCTTTTGATCAGTCTATTGCCTGGGATGATAAAGGTGTCAAAGGTATGCATAGATTTTTGAATAAAATCTGGCAACTGCAGGATGATTTGGGCGAGGGCAACAAGACTAACGAGGTCTTGCTCCACAAAACTATAAAAAAAGTCAACCAAGATATTGAAAATATGCGTTTTAATACAGCCATTTCTCAAATGATGATTTTGGTCAATGCTTTGGACAAAGAAAAAGAAATAGCAAAAGATATTTTTGAAAAATTTGTCCTTCTTCTGACGCCTTTTGCACCTCATATAGCTGAAGAAATGTGGCACAATCTAGGGCATGATGATTTTGTGTCACTAGCCAAGTGGCCTCAGTATGATGAAAATTTGGCTACTGATGAGATGGTAACTATTGGTATTCAGATAAATGGTAAATTGAGAGACGAAGTATCTTTGCCTTATGATATCGAGCCCAGTGAAGAAATAAAACAAAAGATATTATCTCAGGATAAGGTCGCCAAGTTTATAGCTGATAAAGAAATTATAAAGTTTATATATGTAAAAAATAAAATAGTAAGTATAGTTGTAAAATAA
- a CDS encoding MFS transporter — protein sequence MRFHLVEDYKKLGFSSGLISLWSGKLLLDFGTNIFGLFLPIVLYQQFGNFDALIIWYIAISLGYFLLAPLGGNIINKIGLKASLLIGVFLRIPYFYGWYRFEEDPIFWMWVTAICLVLLRMTFWLPFQTDSAKFSSKRNRGKQFGVIFSLASLFSIIAPVIGGFLMESWGFALLSFVSMLVCILSIIPFWFLPHTKENMSWTYWETIKYFFHPFNRRMVTAYMSDGAVGTINTVFWPLFIFSVLDDRYQSVGLITGGVLLLGVVLRLFIGNLLDKFHKVRMVRWGTFLNSSAWLIKVLAASTVQVFLVSIYHTLALIVLRTSLDTLVYEKAADRGHYIDEYTLIREMAMHLGKVIVLCVVAGLLLIFPLQATFVLAAFAALFITLLQ from the coding sequence ATGCGTTTTCATTTGGTAGAGGACTATAAAAAATTAGGATTTTCTTCCGGCTTGATATCCCTCTGGTCAGGCAAACTTTTGCTTGATTTTGGTACTAATATATTTGGTTTGTTTTTGCCGATTGTTTTATATCAGCAATTTGGTAATTTTGACGCCTTGATTATTTGGTATATAGCAATCTCTTTGGGTTATTTTTTATTGGCGCCACTTGGTGGCAATATTATAAACAAGATTGGCCTAAAAGCCAGTTTACTGATAGGTGTTTTTTTACGTATACCTTATTTCTATGGTTGGTATAGGTTTGAAGAAGACCCTATTTTTTGGATGTGGGTGACGGCTATTTGTTTGGTACTTTTGAGGATGACTTTTTGGCTGCCCTTTCAAACTGACAGTGCCAAGTTTTCTTCCAAAAGAAATAGAGGCAAGCAGTTTGGCGTGATTTTTTCTCTGGCTTCATTATTTTCTATAATTGCCCCGGTAATAGGTGGCTTTTTGATGGAATCTTGGGGTTTTGCCTTGTTGTCTTTTGTATCAATGCTGGTTTGTATATTATCTATTATTCCTTTTTGGTTTTTGCCACACACCAAAGAAAATATGAGTTGGACTTATTGGGAGACTATCAAATATTTTTTCCATCCTTTTAATCGTAGGATGGTAACTGCCTATATGTCTGATGGGGCAGTGGGCACAATCAATACAGTTTTTTGGCCATTATTTATTTTTTCAGTTTTGGATGACCGTTATCAGTCGGTGGGCTTGATTACTGGTGGGGTGTTATTATTGGGCGTTGTATTACGCTTGTTTATCGGGAATTTATTGGATAAATTCCATAAGGTAAGGATGGTTAGATGGGGCACTTTTCTTAATTCTTCAGCTTGGTTGATAAAAGTCTTAGCTGCCAGCACTGTTCAAGTTTTTTTGGTTTCTATTTATCATACTTTAGCTTTGATTGTTTTAAGGACTTCTTTAGACACCTTAGTTTATGAAAAAGCCGCAGACAGAGGGCATTATATAGATGAATATACTCTCATTAGAGAAATGGCGATGCACCTAGGCAAGGTAATTGTTTTGTGTGTGGTAGCTGGACTTTTGCTTATTTTTCCTTTGCAGGCCACTTTTGTTTTAGCTGCTTTTGCTGCTTTATTTATAACACTACTGCAATAA
- a CDS encoding threonylcarbamoyl-AMP synthase: MKEIKLDKTNRIQVLQEALHVLNEGGVIIYPTETSYGLGCDFYNKKAMAKIYKIKKRDQGKPLPVIVPDIITASYLVNFDDNSRRLALSHWPGPLTLVLPFKYCKWQGHCDDFLALRVSSHPFASELARNFGKPIVSTSANFQGAGNIYSGKKIKALFKGQAQADLFINAGDLPETPPSTIIKFNGKPEILRKGSLKINF, encoded by the coding sequence GTGAAAGAAATAAAATTAGATAAAACTAATAGAATACAGGTTTTACAAGAGGCACTCCATGTTTTGAATGAGGGTGGGGTGATTATATATCCGACGGAGACATCTTATGGCTTAGGTTGTGATTTTTACAACAAAAAAGCCATGGCCAAAATTTATAAGATAAAAAAAAGAGACCAAGGTAAGCCATTGCCTGTGATCGTGCCAGATATTATAACAGCTTCTTATCTAGTAAATTTTGATGACAATTCACGGCGCTTGGCTTTGTCTCATTGGCCAGGGCCATTGACTTTGGTATTACCATTTAAATATTGTAAGTGGCAAGGACACTGTGATGATTTTTTGGCTTTGAGAGTATCTAGTCATCCTTTTGCCAGTGAGCTAGCCAGAAATTTTGGAAAACCGATTGTGTCCACTTCGGCCAATTTTCAGGGAGCCGGTAATATTTATAGCGGTAAAAAGATAAAAGCTCTTTTTAAAGGTCAAGCTCAAGCAGATCTTTTTATAAATGCCGGTGATTTGCCAGAGACTCCGCCTTCAACAATTATAAAATTCAATGGCAAACCTGAGATCTTGCGTAAGGGAAGTTTGAAGATAAATTTTTAA
- a CDS encoding MFS transporter — MLHFVKSFLPNHMQRQMRELFVSTTLVNLALAMVIIFEPIYLYQSGYSLNKIMFFYFVVYALYLLIVPIGAKFSRRFGYEQGILVGTIMYIVFYLALFAIGFWPWMFFVAPILYAIQKMFYWPAYHADFARFSDNREEGRSVSSITAITSLVYILGPVLAGFLVSQWGYGALFTVASIIFLTSNIATLVTKEKFNPGDFNYKDAYKSLFSKENRQSFLAYAGYGEELVVMVIWPVFISIVIVNLFDLGLVVTLATLVTTVALLYIGKLTDSRNKRKILSLGAVFYSLAWFFRIFVSTTAGVFFVDTMSRLGKNVVSVPLVALTYEQAKLVENQQKKTSVMNRVIFFEMSLIVGKILAIIAIYILTLFVADEVLAFKITFILAGGMSLFYMLL; from the coding sequence ATGCTTCATTTTGTAAAAAGTTTTTTACCGAATCACATGCAAAGACAGATGAGAGAGCTTTTTGTCTCTACGACTTTGGTCAATCTGGCACTGGCGATGGTAATTATTTTTGAACCAATTTATCTGTATCAGTCGGGCTACAGTCTAAATAAAATAATGTTTTTTTATTTTGTAGTTTACGCTCTGTATCTTTTGATAGTTCCAATAGGCGCTAAGTTTTCTAGGCGTTTTGGATATGAGCAGGGGATACTGGTAGGGACTATTATGTATATAGTTTTTTATTTGGCCTTGTTTGCTATTGGTTTTTGGCCTTGGATGTTTTTTGTGGCGCCAATATTGTATGCTATACAAAAAATGTTTTATTGGCCGGCTTATCACGCAGATTTTGCTAGATTTTCAGATAATAGAGAAGAAGGCCGTTCAGTTTCTTCTATCACTGCTATTACTTCTTTGGTTTATATTTTGGGGCCTGTTTTGGCTGGATTTTTAGTGTCGCAATGGGGCTATGGGGCTTTGTTTACTGTAGCCTCTATTATATTTTTAACCTCCAATATCGCTACATTGGTCACCAAAGAAAAATTTAATCCGGGGGATTTTAATTATAAAGATGCATATAAGAGTTTGTTTAGTAAAGAAAACAGGCAATCATTTTTGGCCTATGCTGGCTATGGGGAAGAACTGGTGGTAATGGTTATTTGGCCGGTTTTCATATCAATTGTTATTGTCAATCTTTTTGATTTGGGTTTGGTAGTTACCTTGGCAACTTTAGTTACTACTGTTGCGCTATTGTATATAGGTAAATTGACAGACTCAAGAAATAAAAGAAAGATTTTATCTCTGGGAGCGGTTTTTTATTCATTAGCTTGGTTTTTTAGAATTTTTGTCAGCACCACAGCGGGAGTATTTTTTGTAGATACCATGTCTCGTCTGGGAAAAAATGTGGTGTCAGTGCCGTTGGTAGCACTGACTTATGAGCAGGCTAAATTGGTTGAAAATCAACAGAAAAAAACTTCGGTAATGAATAGAGTGATATTTTTTGAAATGAGTTTGATAGTCGGCAAAATTTTGGCCATTATTGCTATCTATATATTGACTTTATTTGTAGCCGATGAAGTGTTGGCCTTTAAAATAACTTTTATTTTGGCCGGAGGGATGTCACTTTTTTACATGCTACTCTAA
- the rsmA gene encoding ribosomal RNA small subunit methyltransferase A: MDITQLQLLLKQYHLSPNKIRGQNFLVSDEVLKNILDVANISKKELVLEVGPGLGALTTVLVDKAEQVVAFEIDKNFVEPLNKLKKVSKNLEIIWHDILSLSDDEWLGIMSKYKKNKYKIVANIPYYLTAKFINKFILAKRRPLSMTLMVQKEVAQRVVDHQKHSLLSLSVAFYAKAQLAHVVTKENFYPQPKVDSAILNIYDIIDWQYQVEEKKVWQLVRRGFAYKRKKLFNNLLTDQSINKEKLAKIFDKMGLDQNIRAEKLSVSNWLELAKNLF, from the coding sequence ATGGATATAACACAACTTCAATTATTACTAAAACAATATCATCTTAGTCCAAACAAAATAAGAGGTCAGAATTTTTTGGTTTCAGACGAGGTGCTAAAAAACATTTTGGATGTTGCAAATATTTCAAAAAAAGAATTGGTTTTGGAGGTCGGTCCTGGCTTGGGAGCCTTGACTACTGTCTTGGTAGATAAGGCAGAGCAAGTAGTCGCTTTTGAGATTGATAAAAATTTTGTTGAGCCTCTAAACAAATTAAAAAAAGTATCAAAAAATTTGGAAATAATATGGCATGATATACTTTCCTTATCTGATGACGAGTGGTTGGGTATTATGTCTAAGTACAAAAAAAATAAATACAAAATAGTTGCTAATATACCGTATTATCTGACTGCTAAATTTATAAATAAATTTATCTTGGCAAAGAGGAGGCCACTTAGCATGACGCTAATGGTTCAAAAGGAGGTGGCGCAAAGAGTAGTGGATCACCAAAAACACAGTTTGCTTTCACTGTCAGTGGCGTTTTATGCCAAAGCACAACTTGCTCATGTGGTGACTAAAGAAAATTTTTATCCACAGCCCAAAGTTGATTCCGCTATTTTAAATATTTATGACATTATTGATTGGCAGTACCAGGTGGAAGAAAAAAAAGTTTGGCAACTGGTTCGTCGCGGCTTTGCGTATAAAAGAAAAAAACTTTTTAATAATTTATTGACTGACCAGTCAATAAATAAAGAAAAATTAGCTAAAATCTTTGATAAAATGGGTTTAGATCAAAATATCAGGGCAGAAAAATTGTCAGTTTCTAATTGGCTGGAGCTAGCCAAAAATTTATTTTAA
- a CDS encoding thrombospondin type 3 repeat-containing protein has translation MDENFELNQLQKNQDLNNQVLPENVQANLENPTNKKSLRGKFWLFFVFSIFLLLISGSQIYKNLIEPVKYDTPDWLDNQLSPDEEATRTIAELKENDTDGDGLTDYEEKYQYYTSMFLEDTDSDGFTDSEEVALGNDPLCPHGQSCNLLRLITPNTKLADIIEQVNVDPDITVQEAAVSEFRNFLKENGMPQEDLDALTDEDLLNIFRIFDQSNILPENALSNDPTPDEVRQFLLTQPGADPAEINALSDEELLGIAQELLAR, from the coding sequence ATGGACGAAAATTTTGAACTAAATCAATTACAAAAAAATCAGGATTTAAACAATCAAGTTTTGCCAGAAAATGTCCAGGCGAATTTGGAAAATCCTACCAATAAAAAAAGTTTGCGCGGTAAATTTTGGTTATTTTTTGTGTTTAGTATTTTTTTATTATTGATAAGTGGATCGCAGATTTATAAAAATTTGATTGAGCCAGTCAAATATGACACTCCTGATTGGCTGGATAATCAATTGAGTCCTGATGAAGAAGCGACTAGGACTATAGCCGAGCTAAAGGAAAATGATACAGATGGGGATGGTCTGACAGATTATGAAGAAAAGTATCAATATTATACTAGTATGTTTTTGGAAGATACTGATAGTGACGGCTTTACTGACTCTGAAGAAGTAGCTTTGGGGAATGATCCGCTTTGTCCACATGGGCAGTCCTGTAATCTTTTGAGACTCATCACACCCAATACTAAATTGGCCGATATAATTGAGCAGGTCAATGTTGACCCAGATATAACAGTCCAAGAGGCGGCTGTGTCTGAATTTAGGAATTTTCTCAAAGAAAATGGTATGCCGCAGGAAGACCTAGATGCCCTGACAGATGAGGATCTTCTAAATATTTTTAGAATATTTGATCAGAGTAATATTTTACCCGAAAATGCTTTGTCCAATGATCCTACTCCAGATGAAGTCAGACAGTTTTTATTGACCCAACCAGGAGCCGATCCAGCAGAAATAAACGCTTTGAGTGATGAGGAATTATTGGGTATAGCCCAAGAATTATTAGCAAGATAA